One genomic segment of Drosophila melanogaster chromosome 3L includes these proteins:
- the CG5687 gene encoding uncharacterized protein, isoform A, producing MFATQDTILKLLTLCALAHSITALALQERSPTPGGSAPLDSSHKYLIVRGESPSESQEHVEFDNAATLLLRAFKNQQIPASAELEECSAPSHKATFSGYDYVILLGMLVISLGIGIFYGFFQKGGSSSNEFLLGSEMSIFPVTLSLTTSFITAIELLGNPSEMYFQGTQFVLIVIPMVIVIPVAVKIFYPIYFKMELTSCYEYLGIRFGKEIRILGAVLYVIQMCFYTAVAVLAPAIALSKATGLDTKIAVVLIYVVCVFYSSQGGMKAVVIADSFQAAVLAVSLVLIVGLGCFYSGNPIQVFQTASDHNRLEFFNMDPDPTTRHTVWSVVIGGFFYWTSLFCTNQASVQKCMSLKSLRLAKIALGFAIIGLIVVFLLNFYTGLMVFTHYADCDPLTAGRISATDQLLPYYVINTYEHISSVAGIFVAGIFAASLGTVASALNSLSAVTCEDLLVNGMNIKISPEKGATYAKWMSLGFGIASFGLVFIVEHLGGVLQATLTLNGLIGGVTLGLFVLGIACKQANTKGAFYGGLLSLALVIFVGVVAQIVSVEQPALPTSIDKCDCHVNMTNIIGSLLTEPLEVIEEGGFTSWPIFRLSYMWYSMIGCLLTVFLGWFISLIIDFIQRRNVLKITGKDIDNPAVSEEIFKSDSQVQYTTTTVIGDPRELTSDEGHVNHAIRIDDE from the exons ATGTTCGCCACCCAGGACACCATTCTGAAGTTGCTGACCCTGTGCGCCCTGGCACATTCTATAACCGCATTGGCCCTGCAGGAACGGTCTCCGACTCCAGGAGGATCTGCTCCCTTGGATTCCAGCCACAAGTACTTGATAGTGCGCGGTGAGTCGCCCAGTGAATCCCAGGAGCATGTGGAGTTCGATAATGCCGCCACCCTGCTCCTGAGAGCCTTCAAGAATCAACAGATTCCCGCATCCGCGGAGCTGGAGGAATGCAGTGCGCCCAGTCACAAGGCCACCTTCTCGGGCTACGACTACGTGATTCTGCTGGGCATGCTGGTCATCTCGCTGGGCATCGGCATCTTCTATGGCTTCTTCCAGAAGGGCGGCAGCTCGTCCAACGAGTTCCTGCTGGGCTCCGAGATGAGCATCTTCCCGGTGACACTCAGTCTCACGACCAGCTTCATCACGGCCATCGAACTGCTGGGAAATCCATCCGAGATGTACTTCCAGGGCACCCAGTTTGTGCTCATCGTAATACCCATGGTGATTGTCATTCCGGTTGCTGTGAAGATCTTCTATCCCATTTACTTTAAAATGGAGCTCACCAGCTGCTATGAGTATCTGGGCATTCGGTTTGGCAAGGAGATCAGGATTCTGGGTGCAGTGCTCTATGTCATTCAG ATGTGCTTCTACACGGCTGTGGCAGTCCTGGCACCGGCAATTGCTCTGTCTAAGGCCACGGGACTGGACACCAAAATCGCCGTGGTCCTGATCTATGTGGTCTGCGTTTTCTACTCCTCACAGGGAGGCATGAAGGCTGTAGTCATTGCCGACTCCTTCCAG GCTGCTGTCCTGGCTGTATCCTTGGTACTGATCGTGGGCTTGGGCTGCTTCTACAGTGGCAATCCCATCCAGGTCTTTCAGACTGCTTCCGATCACAATCGCTTGGAGTTCTTCAA CATGGATCCCGATCCCACAACACGTCACACCGTCTGGTCGGTGGTCATTGGTGGCTTTTTCTACTGGACCTCGCTGTTCTGCACCAACCAGGCGTCCGTTCAGAAATGCATGTCCTTGAAGTCCTTGAGGCTAGCCAAGATTGCTCTGGGCTTTGCCATTATCGGCTTAATTGTGGTCTTCCTGCTGAACTTCTACACGGGTCTGATGGTCTTCACCCACTATGCGGACTGCGATCCCTTGACTGCTGGACGCATTTCAGCCACGGATCAGTTGTTGCCCTACTACGTGATTAATACCTACGAGCATATTAGCTCCGTGGCGGGAATCTTTGTGGCTGGCATCTTTGCTGCCAGTTTGGG CACCGTGGCCTCTGCCTTGAACTCCCTGTCCGCTGTGACCTGCGAAGATCTGCTGGTCAATGGCATGAACATCAAAATCTCTCCGGAGAAGGGAGCCACCTATGCCAAGTGGATGTCCCTGGGCTTTGGCATTGCCTCCTTCGGCTTGGTCTTCATCGTGGAGCACCTGGGAGGAGTTCTGCAGGCCACGCTTACCCTCAATGGACTGATTGGTGGTGTCACCCTCGGTCTCTTCGTGCTGGGAATCGCCTGCAAACAGGCCAATACCAAGGGCGCCTTCTACGGAGGACTCTTGTCCCTGGCCCTGGTCATATTTGTGGGCGTGGTTGCCCAAATTGTGAGCGTGGAGCAGCCCGCATTGCCCACATCCATCGACAAATGCGACTGCCATGTGAACATGACGAACATCATTGGCAGCTTGCTAACAGAACCTTTGGAAGTCATTGAGGAGGGGGGATTCAC ATCTTGGCCCATTTTCCGGCTGAGCTACATGTGGTACAGCATGATCGGCTGCCTACTCACCGTTTTCCTGGGCTGGTTCATTTCGCTGATCATTGACTTTATCCAGCGACGCAATGTGCTGAAGATCACCGGCAAGGACATCGACAATCCCGCCGTGTCGGAGGAGATCTTCAAGAGCGACTCCCAGGTGCAGTACACCACCACGACGGTGATTGGCGATCCGCGAGAGCTCACAAGTGACGAGGGCCATGTGAACCATGCCATTCGCATTGACGACGAATAG
- the Dbx gene encoding Dbx codes for MSTAFLVDSLLHAQQTYTESQLKSSLSEMLLSRRSATGTDAADPADQPTESCGCSKLRGYKCDKCREIRAESVESIEEMDEDDGSSSADEIVADIGSVEGEEPHMDLDEELEEELADVDEPVSIKLPKVEPKETSMPTVGNTILKDTNSKPILKFSVSAILGDTREGVRVRNEFMQPQHIWPYLQQNFMQQHSHQYQQHHQQQQPHSHPQHQPLAVPGHQHSHPHSHHHHHHHPGAGHAHFPHPAFLTHQLPPHQHHQQQQHVQQQHPGNSCQPQTASSSSSPGSTISDSDNNHGASTANGNGSGTGNSGQDARPHELANSNPDEDSSASRRLTQDKQQQQQLLGAGGTGGGGGGGHGHGHPTPPPPPPPPVIAKPMPSRPTPFLPHTLNHPHLHSLLAHCRNPYMSVGAQVFPLPPGQGFPWAHSTRGKPRRGMMRRAVFSDSQRKGLEKRFQQQKYISKPDRKKLAERLGLKDSQVKIWFQNRRMKWRNSKERELLASGGSRDQTLPNKNNPNPDLSDAKCDRPLTPLSPSLLSPNGSATPPPPGAVAKDEPPTAAVTPKSPQSVSSRSSPSVGYGLQISSPPPLLTSLKMGDQSASATPTPLPGTTVSSAAASPPGVTASEFQAKINAEMQKQLVAADLKFKLENSIQEAKQRRFEQLQQQLHHSPHFSAMREVELAAAAAAAQLHHHHQQQQQQQQQQHAQQQHAQQQHQGGSEFMKLYYDDYDDSNSDSDEEISVT; via the exons ATGTCTACGGCCTTCCTCGTGGACAGTCTCCTGCACGCCCAGCAGACCTACACGGAAAGCCAGCTGAAGTCCAGCCTGAGCGAGATGCTCCTATCGCGTCGGTCGGCCACGGGAACGGATGCCGCGGATCCGGCTGACCAGCCCACCGAGTCCTGTGGCTGCTCCAAGTTGCGCGGCTACAAGTGTGATAAGTGCCGCGAAATCCGTGCCGAGAGTGTAGAAAGCATCGAGGAGATGGACGAGGACGATGGTTCCTCCTCGGCGGACGAAATAGTCGCCGATATTGGCAGTGTCGAGGGCGAGGAGCCGCACATGGACCTGGACGAGGAGCTGGAAGAGGAGCTGGCCGACGTGGACGAGCCCGTGTCAATCAAATTGCCCAAGGTGGAGCCCAAGGAGACCAGCATGCCGACCGTCGGCAACACCATCCTCAAGGATACCAACAGCAAGCCCATTCTCAAGTTCAGTGTCAGCGCGATCCTTGGCGACACCCGGGAAGGAGTCCGTGTCAGAAATG AGTTCATGCAACCGCAGCATATATGGCCTTATCTGCAGCAAAACTTCATGCAGCAGCACTCGCATCAATATCAGCaacaccatcagcagcagcagccgcattCCCACCCGCAACACCAGCCGCTGGCAGTGCCAGGACATCAGCACTcgcatccgcattcgcatcaccatcatcatcaccatccgGGGGCGGGGCACGCCCACTTTCCGCATCCCGCATTTCTAACGCATCAACTGCCGCCGCATCagcatcaccagcagcagcagcatgtacagcagcaacatcccgGCAATAGTTGTCAACCGCAAACCgcatcctcgtcgtcgtcacCTGGCAGCACAATTAGTGATAGCGACAACAATCACGGCGCATCGACtgccaatggcaatggcagtgGCACTGGCAATTCTGGCCAGGATGCTCGACCGCACGAGCTGGCGAATTCAAATCCCGACGAGGATAGCAGCGCCAGTCGAAGATTAACGCAAgacaagcaacagcagcagcagttgctggGCGCCGGAGgaacaggaggaggaggtggtggtggccatggccatggaCACCCgacgccgccgccaccgcctcctccgccggTGATTGCCAAGCCCATGCCCAGCCGCCCCACGCCCTTCCTGCCGCACACCCTCAACCACCCGCACCTTCACTCGTTGCTGGCGCACTGTCGCAATCCCTACATGAGTG TTGGCGCCCAAGTGTTCCCCCTGCCTCCTGGCCAGGGATTCCCCTGGGCCCATTCGACGCGTGGCAAGCCTCGCCGTGGAATGATGCGGCGTGCCGTCTTCTCAG ATTCCCAGAGGAAGGGGCTGGAGAAGCGGTTCCAGCAGCAGAAGTACATCAGCAAGCCGGACCGCAAGAAACTGGCCGAGAGACTGGGATTGAAGGATTCTCAG GTGAAAATTTGGTTTCAAAACCGGCGCATGAAGTGGCGGAACTCCAAGGAGCGGGAGCTCCTCGCCAGCGGCGGTTCCCGCGACCAAACGCTGCCCAACAAGAATAACCCAAATCCTGATTTGAGCGATGCCAAATGCGATCGTCCGCTGACGCCACTCTCGCCATCCCTGCTCTCGCCCAATGggagtgccacgcccccaccgCCGGGAGCGGTGGCCAAGGATGAACCGCCAACGGCAGCTGTCACGCCCAAGTCACCGCAATCCGTCAGCAGCCGGAGCTCCCCCTCCGTGGGCTATGGCCTCCAGATTAGCTCGCCGCCTCCGCTCCTCACTAGCCTCAAAATGGGCGATCAATCGGCgtcggccacgcccactccgcTGCCGGGCACAACGGTGTCATCCGCCGCCGCCTCGCCGCCCGGTGTAACTGCCTCCGAGTTTCAGGCCAAGATCAATGCCGAGATGCAGAAGCAGCTGGTGGCCGCCGATCTGAAATTCAAGCTGGAGAACAGTATCCAAGAGGCCAAGCAGCGCCGGTtcgagcaactgcagcagcagctgcatcaCTCCCCACACTTCAGTGCCATGCGGGAGGTAGAGCTGGCCGCCGCAGCCGCGGCTGCGCAActgcatcatcatcaccagcagcagcagcaacagcaacagcagcagcacgcacagcagcagcatgcgcagcagcagcaccaaggTGGCTCCGAGTTCATGAAACTCTACTACGATGACTACGACGACTCCAACTCGGACAGTGACGAGGAGATCAGCGTGACGTGA
- the Mfap1 gene encoding Microfibril-associated protein 1, whose amino-acid sequence MSAATAAAAASGIQSTAGAIPMRNEKGELSMQKVKVQRYISGKRPDYARADSSSEESDDDDFIDTRKRLERHKAERHKLELSRQGGSAEGEERAAGEGQEEDDAEVDDPRLRRLRQRPVDMEDMERERRERHRHIHEPEIMESDSEDEEEDEGAQGAIQRGTNKITLASESDTDAELSDTELENRRTKLRSRMLQQQREEEVLQKEDEKQSESSESESSEYEEETESEEDNEPRLKPLFVRKRDRATIQEKEREAQKQKQLEAEAKRAAKERRRATLRMVEESVKKDLEKTKPETNEACIEDVCTDDENDEVEYEAWKLRELKRMKRDREERDNVEREKLDIDRMRNMTEEERRQELRQNPKVVTNKATKGKYKFLQKYYHRGAFYLDEENDVLKRDFAQATLEDHFDKTILPKVMQVKNFGRCGRTKYTHLVDQDTTKFDSPWYAESSSNIKFHNEHAGGMRQQFDKPTGSKRKKME is encoded by the exons ATGAGTgcagccaccgccgccgccgccgcttcTGGGATCCAGAGCACAGCGGGCGCCATTCCCATGCGCAATGAGAAAG GTGAATTGTCCATGCAAAAGGTGAAGGTGCAGCGATACATATCCGGTAAGCGACCCGACTACGCCCGTGCGGACTCCAGTTCGGAGGAGAGCGACGACGATGACTTCATTGACACCAGGAAGCGCCTTGAGCGCCACAAGGCGGAACGGCATAAGCTGGAGCTCTCCCGTCAAGGCGGCAGCGCGGAGGGCGAAGAGCGGGCGGCGGGTGAGGGCCAGGAGGAGGACGATGCCGAGGTGGACGATCCACGCCTCCGAAGATTGCGGCAGCGACCCGTAGACATGGAGGACATGGAACGTGAGCGGAGGGAACGCCACCGACACATCCACGAACCGGAAATCATGGAGAGTGACAGCGAAGACGAGGAGGAAGACGAGGGAGCACAGGGAGCGATTCAGCGGGGCACCAATAAGATCACACTGGCATCCGAATCCGACACGGATGCGGAGCTCAGCGACACAGAGCTGGAGAACCGGCGCACCAAGCTGAGATCCCgcatgctgcagcagcagcgcgaGGAGGAGGTTCTACAGAAAGAGGATGAGAAACAGTCGGAATCGTCCGAATCAGAAAGCTCCGAGTACGAGGAGGAGACCGAAAGCGAGGAGGACAACGAACCCCGCCTGAAGCCGCTCTTCGTCCGAAAGAGAGATCGTGCCACCATCCAGGAGAAGGAGCGAGAGGctcagaagcagaagcagctgGAGGCGGAGGCCAAGCGGGCAGCCAAGGAGCGCAGAAGAGCCACCCTGCGAATGGTCGAGGAGAGCGTCAAGAAAGATCTGGAGAAGACCAAGCCGGAGACCAATGAGGCCTGCATCGAGGACGTGTGCACGGACGACGAAAACGACGAGGTGGAATACGAGGCCTGGAAGCTGCGTGAACTCAAGCGAATGAAGCGGGATCGCGAGGAACGTGATAA CGTCGAACGCGAGAAGCTGGACATTGATCGCATGCGCAACATGACCGAAGAGGAGCGACGCCAGGAGCTGCGCCAGAACCCCAAGGTGGTCACCAACAAGGCCACCAAGGGCAAGTACAAGTTCCTGCAGAAGTACTATCATCGTGGTGCCTTCTACCTGGATGAGGAGAACGACGTCCTCAAGCGCGACTTCGCCCAGGCCACGCTGGAGGATCACTTCGATAAGACCATTCTGCCCAAGGTGATGCAGGTGAAGAACTTCGGCCGCTGCGGCCGCACCAAGTACACTCATTTAGTGGACCAGGACACCACCAAGTTCGACTCGCCCTGGTACGCCGAGTCATCCAGCAACATCAAGTTCCACAACGAACACGCCGGCGGCATGAGGCAGCAGTTTGACAAGCCCACCGGCTCGAAGCGAAAAAAGATGGAGTAG
- the CG46523 gene encoding uncharacterized protein, isoform B: protein MKYRNNRGTILQIQFRTFLRYSAANLIPFES from the coding sequence ATGAAATACAGAAACAATCGTGGCACAATATTGCAAATCCAGTTCAGAACATTTCTAAGATACAGTGCAGCAAACCTAATTCCATTTGAGAGCTAA